The nucleotide window GCAGCTTGAAGCTGCATCATTTTCATGATCTCTGGTGTTCAGGTCCAGTTTTGCAGAAAAGTATTGCTGTGATCTATAACCTcgtaatttattttcattctctTGTTTAATTGATTCTGTTCTCTTTTTAGCCTGGTCTAGGAAGTTGTCAGCTTCATTCCTTGCTTTAAATCTCCCTTCAGAGAAGTTGCTGCTGCCGCCACCATTCACCTTTTCTCCCTGGAGACCAACGCTAATTGATAAATCACCAGGGCTTCTTTCTGAAGAAAATAGTTTCCTTTCTGTGTCCTTCCCAATTGAGGCAAGAAACTTGTTCTCTTTTAGCTCTTCACACCACTTGAGTTCAGCTTGCTGTAGCATGGGCTGTTCTGCAATTTCTTTTCGCTCTAACGTTACGTTACCATGATAAGGTTTTAATCCAATCCCACCATTGTGTATTTCTTGTTCCTTTTGAGATCCTTCACAGGAGGTTAGGCAGCTGTCCATTGAACAATCAGTGGGTTGGTTTGTCTGCATTTGCTGAGGGAAGAAACCCTGAAGTTCTTTCAGGTCTGAAAATGTAGAATTCAGGCATTCAGTGGATACTTTTGACACCAGTTCTGAGAGTTGAACTTTTGCAGCTTCGAGTCCTGCTGTACCCAAATTCTGTCTTCCAAGAGTCTCCTGGGCTTTCTCCAGGACAGCCTGTAAATATTTTCCTTGAGCCTCAATACGAAGCTGCAAATGTCGCTGTACCTGGTTTAgttcaaaataagaatttagAACTCTGCTAAATTCCTTTCACTAACTTCAGAATGACTTGAAGAGATGCATACATGATATTAATAAGATCAAGTTTTTGCCTCTGACACCATTCAGATTGCCTATTCTTTTGCAATGTAATGAACCTCTATATATGTAAACATGGCAACTATATAATTGACAATCTCAGTGCAAAAATTCTTTGGTTGAATAGGATCATTTCAGCTTTTTCTCCTAAACACAAGTTTGTTTTCAGAACTAGAGGCAACTTCCTCAAAAGAAGAGCAATTTAAGGGAATGACTAATGAGACAACTTGAGAAAAATCTGTTTTAATTTGG belongs to Mangifera indica cultivar Alphonso chromosome 2, CATAS_Mindica_2.1, whole genome shotgun sequence and includes:
- the LOC123205866 gene encoding myb-related protein 2-like isoform X1, encoding MMYHHHHNQGKSIHSSSRMSIPPERHLFLQGGNGHGDSGLVLSTDAKPRLKWTPDLHERFVEAVNQLGGADKATPKTVMKLMGIPGLTLYHLKSHLQKYRLSKNLHGQTTNANNKIGTVAGVAGERVSETNATHVNNLSIGPQSNKSLHISETIQMQIEVQRRLHEQLEVQRHLQLRIEAQGKYLQAVLEKAQETLGRQNLGTAGLEAAKVQLSELVSKVSTECLNSTFSDLKELQGFFPQQMQTNQPTDCSMDSCLTSCEGSQKEQEIHNGGIGLKPYHGNVTLERKEIAEQPMLQQAELKWCEELKENKFLASIGKDTERKLFSSERSPGDLSISVGLQGEKVNGGGSSNFSEGRFKARNEADNFLDQAKKRTESIKQENENKLRGYRSQQYFSAKLDLNTRDHENDAASSCKQLDLNGFSWS
- the LOC123205866 gene encoding myb-related protein 2-like isoform X2, coding for MMYHHHHNQGKSIHSSSRMSIPPERHLFLQGGNGHGDSGLVLSTDAKPRLKWTPDLHERFVEAVNQLGGADKATPKTVMKLMGIPGLTLYHLKSHLQKYRLSKNLHGQTTNANNKIGTVAGVAGERVSETNATHVNNLSIGPQSNNLHISETIQMQIEVQRRLHEQLEVQRHLQLRIEAQGKYLQAVLEKAQETLGRQNLGTAGLEAAKVQLSELVSKVSTECLNSTFSDLKELQGFFPQQMQTNQPTDCSMDSCLTSCEGSQKEQEIHNGGIGLKPYHGNVTLERKEIAEQPMLQQAELKWCEELKENKFLASIGKDTERKLFSSERSPGDLSISVGLQGEKVNGGGSSNFSEGRFKARNEADNFLDQAKKRTESIKQENENKLRGYRSQQYFSAKLDLNTRDHENDAASSCKQLDLNGFSWS